One genomic region from Thermodesulfobacteriota bacterium encodes:
- a CDS encoding 4Fe-4S dicluster domain-containing protein has product MGINRREFLKIVGISAVAGLGGATAVDLLRRAPVEASQVSPNPKALTAKRWAMVIDTRKLTEADCKRMIEACHRVHNVPDIGTKQEVKWIWTEEYEHAFPDDMNKFVSDEVKHKPFLLLCNHCDEPACVRVCPTKATYKRPDGIVMMDMHRCIGCRFCMAACPFGARSFNFGDPRPYIKEENRKYPTRMRGVVEKCTFCTERLEEGLMPACVEVSNGALIFGDLDDPNSEVRQVLRSNYSIRRKPNLGTQPCVYYIV; this is encoded by the coding sequence ATGGGCATCAATAGAAGAGAATTCCTGAAGATAGTCGGAATCTCCGCTGTAGCCGGGCTTGGAGGCGCGACCGCTGTTGACTTGCTTCGAAGAGCCCCGGTGGAGGCTTCGCAGGTTTCACCCAATCCAAAGGCGTTAACGGCAAAGAGATGGGCCATGGTCATTGATACGCGGAAGCTGACCGAGGCCGATTGCAAAAGGATGATTGAGGCCTGCCATCGCGTTCACAATGTCCCGGACATCGGAACGAAACAAGAGGTAAAATGGATCTGGACCGAGGAATATGAGCACGCCTTCCCGGATGATATGAACAAATTTGTCTCGGATGAGGTTAAGCATAAGCCGTTTCTGTTGCTTTGCAACCACTGCGACGAGCCGGCCTGCGTGCGGGTGTGCCCCACAAAGGCCACATATAAAAGGCCAGACGGTATCGTGATGATGGATATGCACCGATGCATAGGGTGCCGTTTCTGTATGGCTGCCTGTCCCTTTGGAGCCAGGAGCTTTAACTTCGGAGACCCACGGCCGTATATCAAAGAGGAAAATCGAAAGTATCCGACGCGGATGCGCGGAGTTGTGGAAAAGTGCACCTTCTGCACGGAGAGATTGGAAGAAGGGCTGATGCCGGCCTGCGTGGAAGTCTCCAATGGGGCGCTGATTTTTGGCGATCTGGATGACCCGAACTCAGAGGTCAGGCAGGTGCTTCGTTCCAATTACAGCATCCGGCGTAAACCAAACCTGGGTACGCAACCTTGCGTTTATTACATAGTATGA
- the dsrJ gene encoding sulfate reduction electron transfer complex DsrMKJOP subunit DsrJ, whose product MYDGGKIITGLVVFVGLVTFPLWSNVGKAAKKPDPKIDTPVIQQLAEKKCIEPKAFMQAEHMKILNDWRDSVVRDGNKLYVSSSGKTFNMSLQNECMNCHSNKKQFCDECHNYTDVKPYCWTCHIEPKEKEKVAWASIEENS is encoded by the coding sequence ATGTATGACGGAGGCAAAATCATAACCGGACTGGTCGTTTTCGTTGGCCTGGTAACCTTCCCGCTTTGGAGCAATGTGGGCAAGGCCGCTAAGAAGCCAGACCCAAAAATCGACACCCCTGTAATCCAGCAGTTGGCAGAGAAAAAGTGTATAGAGCCGAAGGCATTCATGCAGGCCGAGCATATGAAAATTCTTAACGACTGGCGTGATTCCGTGGTCCGCGATGGGAACAAGTTATATGTGAGCAGTAGCGGTAAGACGTTTAATATGAGCCTTCAGAATGAATGCATGAACTGCCATTCGAATAAAAAGCAGTTCTGTGACGAATGTCATAATTACACGGATGTAAAACCGTACTGCTGGACTTGCCATATCGAACCGAAAGAGAAGGAGAAGGTGGCATGGGCATCAATAGAAGAGAATTCCTGA
- a CDS encoding (Fe-S)-binding protein: MGYYDREVVSRVDHKPPREDWMDTKPEFKIGNFIYPAKPKNLKYVGLPNPREWAPMDEDWKLPENWKEILLEGIAERLEKYRSFRLFMDICVRCGACADKCHFFIGGGDPKNMPVLRAELLRSVYRKHFTTAGKILGKMAGARDLTYDVVKEWFFYFFQCTECRRCSVFCPYGIDTAEITIIGRELLNLIGLNVNWVLEPVANCYRTGNHMGIQPHAYKEMTEFLLEDLETVTGIKVTPSFNRKGAEILFITPSGDIFGDPGTYTYMGYHYLFHYLESMGLDITWSTYASEGGNFGLFTSHEMMKRLNAKMYAEAKRLGVKWILGGECGHMWRVINQYMGTMNGPADFLEEPVSPITGTKFENANSTKMVHICEFTADLIKHNKLKLDPSRNDHITLTFHDSCNPARGMGILEEPRYVIKNVCNNFHEMPENTIREQTFCCAGGAGLGTDEMMEMRLRGGLPRGNAVQYVQKKHGVNHLGCICAIDRATLVTLCNYWAPGVEVTGIHEMVANALVVPGEKKRTQDFRFRPLKGMEEEADV; this comes from the coding sequence ATGGGTTATTACGACCGCGAGGTGGTATCGAGAGTCGATCATAAACCGCCACGAGAAGACTGGATGGATACCAAGCCGGAGTTCAAGATCGGCAACTTTATCTATCCGGCAAAGCCAAAGAATCTGAAGTATGTCGGCCTTCCGAATCCGCGGGAGTGGGCGCCGATGGATGAGGACTGGAAACTGCCTGAAAATTGGAAAGAGATTCTCCTCGAAGGGATTGCCGAGCGGCTGGAAAAGTATCGTTCCTTCCGGCTCTTTATGGATATCTGCGTAAGATGCGGCGCCTGCGCGGACAAGTGTCATTTCTTCATCGGCGGCGGAGACCCCAAGAATATGCCGGTTCTGAGGGCGGAGCTTCTCCGGTCGGTATATAGAAAGCATTTTACCACTGCCGGAAAGATACTGGGGAAGATGGCCGGGGCCAGAGACCTCACCTATGACGTGGTAAAAGAGTGGTTCTTTTACTTTTTCCAGTGTACGGAATGCCGGCGCTGCTCGGTATTCTGCCCCTACGGTATTGACACGGCGGAGATTACCATAATCGGCCGGGAACTCCTTAACCTGATCGGCCTTAACGTCAACTGGGTACTCGAGCCCGTGGCGAATTGTTACCGGACTGGAAACCATATGGGCATTCAGCCCCATGCCTACAAGGAGATGACTGAATTCCTTTTAGAAGACCTGGAGACCGTAACCGGCATCAAGGTGACGCCAAGTTTCAACCGGAAAGGGGCAGAGATACTATTTATTACTCCCTCAGGAGACATCTTTGGTGATCCTGGCACCTACACCTATATGGGATATCACTACCTATTTCATTACTTGGAGAGTATGGGACTCGACATTACTTGGAGCACCTATGCATCTGAAGGCGGGAACTTCGGCCTATTTACCTCACATGAAATGATGAAGAGGCTGAACGCCAAGATGTATGCCGAGGCCAAGAGGCTGGGGGTTAAATGGATCCTGGGTGGGGAGTGCGGCCACATGTGGAGGGTAATTAACCAATATATGGGCACCATGAACGGACCGGCCGATTTTCTGGAAGAACCGGTCTCTCCTATTACCGGCACGAAATTCGAAAATGCCAACTCCACCAAGATGGTGCATATCTGTGAATTTACTGCCGACCTTATCAAACACAACAAATTGAAACTGGATCCGAGCCGAAACGATCACATAACGCTAACCTTCCATGACTCCTGCAACCCGGCTCGGGGCATGGGAATATTGGAGGAGCCGCGCTATGTCATCAAGAACGTATGTAATAATTTTCATGAGATGCCTGAGAATACCATCCGGGAGCAGACCTTCTGCTGCGCAGGCGGGGCCGGACTGGGTACGGATGAGATGATGGAGATGAGACTGCGGGGTGGGCTGCCCAGAGGAAACGCGGTGCAGTATGTCCAAAAAAAACACGGCGTGAACCACTTGGGTTGCATCTGCGCCATTGACCGGGCTACGCTGGTGACTCTGTGTAACTACTGGGCGCCAGGGGTGGAGGTAACAGGTATCCATGAAATGGTAGCGAATGCCCTGGTCGTACCTGGAGAGAAGAAGAGGACTCAAGATTTCCGTTTTCGACCCTTAAAGGGAATGGAGGAAGAGGCTGATGTATGA
- a CDS encoding RsbRD N-terminal domain-containing protein: MSSPQQVRDITLESLLLQKKSAIVRKWIDAILETYPADTANFLKSQKNQFANPVGAMISEGIEGLFEELLNGVDPEKVSPFLDKVIRIRAVQDLTPTQAIAFVFVLKRLIREELGSDIQKHQLSDELLFVESRIDGLALLSFDIYMKCREQVYEIRATEWKNRLFRLLQKTNMMGEIPEEQPDPKDTNIDSLNEVR, from the coding sequence ATGTCTTCGCCCCAACAAGTTCGGGATATAACCCTGGAAAGCCTTTTATTACAAAAGAAATCCGCTATTGTGAGAAAGTGGATCGACGCGATCCTGGAGACCTACCCGGCTGACACGGCCAACTTCTTGAAGTCACAAAAGAACCAGTTCGCTAATCCCGTAGGCGCTATGATATCTGAAGGGATAGAAGGCCTGTTCGAAGAGCTTCTCAATGGGGTGGATCCTGAGAAAGTTTCTCCCTTTCTCGACAAGGTTATTCGAATCAGGGCGGTTCAGGACCTTACCCCCACGCAGGCTATTGCCTTTGTCTTCGTGCTCAAGAGACTGATTCGGGAAGAGCTGGGATCTGATATCCAAAAGCACCAGCTTTCTGACGAGCTGTTGTTTGTCGAGTCCAGAATAGATGGCTTGGCCCTCCTCTCTTTTGACATCTACATGAAATGCCGTGAGCAGGTCTATGAAATCAGGGCAACCGAGTGGAAAAACAGGCTCTTTAGATTGTTGCAAAAAACAAATATGATGGGCGAAATCCCGGAGGAACAGCCGGATCCCAAAGATACTAATATTGATAGCCTAAACGAAGTGAGGTAA
- the uvrC gene encoding excinuclease ABC subunit UvrC: MALSEDILSTISHGTGVYLFKDAKDLVLYVGKAKDLRKRLASYFQKRREQGTRTEALFTRAASIETILTENEKEALILECNLIKKHRPRYNVVLRDDKNYLSLRLDPCQKFPRITIVRRPADDGAIYFGPFSSAASVRETLRSLQHIFPLRRCGDIVFKSRTRPCLNYQIKRCAAPCVGLISEEEYRKLVAQVVLFFRGQLQDLVKIFEKEMQTLAGRLEYEKAALYRDRLSAIKRTLEKQSVTSTRLVDRDVIGLYRQDGSVQISILFVRNGAVIGHKTFPFREAPATNEEILSHFLRQFYGEGKYIPGEILIPLAMEDHAVIASWLGEKTGKKVSILIPQKGDRHRLLLLSMKNAEGSFRQKLKEEGDRHNLLTLLQEKLGLRYYPERIEGLDISNIGGEMAVGSLVAFINGIPGRSLYRRYKIKLPERPDDYAMMREVVSRRLRRAKEEDPWPNMLLIDGGKGHLNVARQALKDLGCSGRVDLIALAKGKKGETDKVYLPERKNPVLWKRNSPLLLYLQRIRDEAHRFAIEYHHKLRKRGLTRSLLDEIPGVGSVLKKRLLIHFGSVEKLKGASVEEIASVKGINPSLAANIKAFLENYKRAHSITE, encoded by the coding sequence ATGGCGTTAAGTGAGGATATTCTTTCTACTATTTCCCACGGAACAGGTGTGTATCTGTTCAAGGATGCTAAAGACCTCGTCCTTTATGTGGGAAAGGCCAAAGACTTAAGAAAAAGGCTCGCTTCATATTTTCAAAAAAGACGGGAACAGGGGACCAGGACGGAGGCCCTGTTCACCCGGGCCGCCTCTATCGAGACTATCCTGACGGAGAACGAGAAAGAGGCCCTCATCCTGGAATGCAACCTGATTAAAAAACACCGGCCTCGATACAATGTAGTTTTACGCGATGACAAAAACTATCTCTCGCTGCGTCTCGACCCTTGTCAGAAGTTCCCCCGCATTACCATCGTCCGGCGCCCGGCCGATGATGGCGCCATATACTTTGGCCCGTTTTCCTCCGCCGCGTCCGTGCGTGAGACTCTGCGCTCCCTGCAGCATATCTTCCCGCTGCGCCGTTGCGGTGACATCGTATTTAAATCACGTACCCGCCCCTGTCTCAATTACCAGATCAAACGCTGCGCGGCCCCTTGCGTTGGTCTGATTTCGGAAGAAGAATATCGAAAACTGGTTGCCCAGGTCGTTTTGTTCTTTCGCGGGCAACTCCAGGACCTCGTAAAAATCTTCGAAAAAGAGATGCAGACCCTCGCCGGCCGCCTGGAATATGAAAAGGCCGCCCTTTATCGGGATCGCCTATCGGCCATAAAACGGACTTTAGAAAAGCAATCCGTGACCTCCACACGCCTTGTTGACCGGGATGTCATCGGGCTATACCGGCAGGACGGGTCTGTCCAGATATCCATCCTTTTCGTCCGTAACGGGGCCGTGATCGGCCATAAAACCTTTCCTTTCCGGGAAGCGCCGGCGACAAACGAAGAGATATTATCCCATTTTCTAAGACAATTTTATGGTGAGGGGAAATACATACCCGGGGAAATTCTTATACCGCTGGCCATGGAAGACCATGCGGTGATCGCCTCCTGGCTCGGGGAAAAGACGGGAAAAAAGGTATCGATCTTGATACCCCAAAAAGGAGACAGGCATCGACTCTTGCTTCTGTCCATGAAAAACGCCGAGGGTTCCTTCCGCCAAAAACTAAAGGAGGAAGGGGATCGCCATAATCTCCTGACACTTTTGCAGGAAAAACTGGGCCTCAGGTATTATCCCGAACGCATCGAGGGCCTCGATATATCCAATATCGGCGGGGAAATGGCCGTGGGTTCCCTGGTAGCATTTATCAATGGCATCCCTGGTCGAAGCCTCTATCGACGATACAAAATAAAGTTGCCCGAGCGGCCGGATGATTACGCCATGATGCGTGAGGTGGTCTCACGGCGTCTGCGCCGGGCCAAAGAGGAAGATCCATGGCCGAATATGCTGCTCATAGACGGCGGTAAGGGCCATCTTAACGTGGCCAGGCAGGCATTGAAAGACCTGGGTTGCAGTGGCCGCGTGGACCTGATCGCTCTGGCCAAGGGGAAAAAGGGCGAAACAGACAAAGTATATCTCCCGGAACGTAAAAATCCCGTTTTATGGAAAAGGAACTCCCCGCTCCTCCTTTACCTGCAACGCATTCGGGATGAGGCCCACCGGTTCGCCATAGAATACCACCACAAGCTGCGCAAAAGGGGTTTAACCCGGTCGCTTTTGGATGAGATCCCGGGGGTCGGCAGTGTGCTCAAAAAAAGATTACTTATACATTTCGGCAGCGTAGAAAAACTGAAAGGGGCTTCAGTCGAAGAAATCGCCTCGGTCAAGGGGATAAATCCCTCTTTAGCGGCTAACATAAAGGCTTTTCTGGAAAATTATAAAAGGGCTCATTCCATAACAGAATGA
- the dsrM gene encoding sulfate reduction electron transfer complex DsrMKJOP subunit DsrM, which translates to MRLLLPLIAVLALTLIAYAGVSGAGMNYLFGVFIPYAAFLIFLIGFIRRVVQWGRSPVPFRIPATCGQQKSQTWVKRNRFDNPFTTGEVIIRMLLEVFLFRSLFRNTKVDLREGPILRYGSAKWLWLGALAFHYSFLTILVRHLRFVTEPIPFFVKWAETLDGILQIGVPVFYQTDMVILAAVAYLFLRRVFVPQLRYISLANDYFPLFLILAIALSGILMRYFFKTNIVGVKELTMGLVTFSPKIPEGIGVIFYIHLFLVSTLFAYFPFSKLMHLGGVFLSPTRNLANNNRAVRHINPWNYPVKVHTYEEYEDEFREHMKEAGLPVEKE; encoded by the coding sequence ATGAGACTTTTGCTTCCCCTCATCGCAGTCCTGGCGCTCACCTTAATTGCTTACGCGGGAGTGAGTGGCGCTGGAATGAACTACCTTTTCGGTGTTTTTATCCCCTATGCCGCCTTTCTTATATTTCTGATAGGGTTCATTCGTCGCGTTGTACAGTGGGGACGTTCGCCGGTTCCATTTCGGATACCTGCCACCTGCGGCCAGCAAAAAAGTCAGACATGGGTCAAACGGAATAGATTCGATAACCCGTTTACTACCGGTGAGGTTATCATAAGGATGTTGTTGGAGGTCTTTCTCTTCCGTTCACTGTTCAGAAACACAAAGGTTGATTTGAGAGAAGGGCCGATACTTCGATACGGTTCGGCGAAGTGGCTCTGGCTGGGCGCTTTAGCCTTTCATTACTCCTTCCTGACTATTTTAGTTAGACACCTTAGATTTGTTACTGAGCCGATACCTTTCTTCGTAAAATGGGCTGAGACGCTGGACGGAATTTTACAGATAGGTGTTCCTGTGTTCTATCAGACGGATATGGTCATTTTGGCGGCCGTGGCGTATCTTTTCTTGAGAAGGGTCTTTGTCCCCCAGTTGCGGTACATCTCGCTGGCGAATGACTACTTTCCGCTCTTTCTGATTCTGGCCATAGCCCTGAGTGGTATTCTGATGCGTTATTTCTTCAAGACAAATATCGTGGGCGTGAAAGAGCTGACTATGGGACTGGTCACTTTCAGCCCCAAGATCCCGGAAGGGATTGGTGTTATTTTTTACATCCATCTCTTCCTGGTCAGCACCCTGTTTGCATACTTCCCATTCAGCAAGCTGATGCATCTGGGCGGGGTCTTCCTCAGTCCCACCAGAAATCTGGCTAACAACAACCGGGCAGTAAGACACATCAATCCCTGGAATTACCCGGTAAAGGTCCATACCTACGAAGAATATGAAGACGAATTCAGAGAACACATGAAAGAAGCTGGATTACCAGTGGAAAAGGAGTAA
- the nrfD gene encoding NrfD/PsrC family molybdoenzyme membrane anchor subunit: MLEKALYGSKGYYVWILLLLGLIGLGSIAYYTQLTQGLKITGMSRDVSWGFYIAQFTYLVGVAASAVMLVLPYYFHHYKAFSKMIILGEFMAISAVSMCMLFIVVDLGQPQRLLNVILHPTPNSILFWDMVVLNGYLFLNIIIGWTTLQAERKGVTPASWIKPLVYLSVIWAFSIHTVTAFLYAGIPGRHYWLTAIMAARFLASAFCSGPAILLLLSLLLRRLTKYDPGKEAIQSLAKIITYAMCVNVFFFGLELFTAFYSNIPGHMHSFEYLFYGLEGHNLLVPFMWAAVVMAFGSLVLLIPPAFRNNENILIPALLMLVGASWIDKGLALLVAGFVPNMFERVTEYAPTIPELAVSMMVYATGALILTVLWKVAVSVKKEIA; the protein is encoded by the coding sequence ATGCTTGAGAAGGCACTATACGGAAGTAAAGGCTATTATGTATGGATATTGTTGCTGCTTGGTCTCATTGGGTTGGGCTCTATTGCCTACTACACACAGCTCACACAGGGGCTGAAGATAACCGGTATGAGCCGGGATGTCTCGTGGGGTTTTTATATCGCCCAGTTTACCTATCTGGTCGGCGTGGCCGCCTCGGCAGTGATGTTGGTTTTGCCTTACTACTTCCATCACTACAAGGCGTTTAGCAAGATGATTATTTTAGGGGAGTTTATGGCCATCTCCGCGGTGAGCATGTGTATGCTTTTCATCGTCGTGGATCTTGGCCAGCCACAGCGTCTCCTGAATGTCATTTTGCACCCCACACCTAATTCAATCCTTTTCTGGGATATGGTCGTTTTGAATGGGTATCTCTTTCTGAATATCATTATCGGCTGGACTACACTCCAGGCAGAACGCAAAGGCGTAACGCCGGCCTCGTGGATAAAGCCCCTTGTGTATCTTTCTGTAATCTGGGCCTTCAGCATCCACACCGTGACGGCCTTCCTCTACGCTGGTATCCCAGGCAGACATTACTGGCTTACCGCTATTATGGCTGCACGATTTCTGGCCTCGGCGTTTTGTTCCGGGCCTGCGATACTCCTTCTGCTGTCCCTGCTGTTGAGAAGGTTGACAAAGTACGATCCCGGGAAAGAGGCGATCCAATCTTTGGCGAAGATTATCACCTATGCCATGTGTGTCAACGTCTTCTTCTTTGGACTTGAACTATTCACTGCCTTCTACAGCAATATCCCAGGGCATATGCATTCATTTGAATACCTTTTCTACGGCCTGGAAGGGCACAATCTTTTGGTCCCCTTTATGTGGGCTGCTGTAGTGATGGCCTTTGGTTCCTTGGTTTTACTGATTCCGCCTGCCTTCCGGAACAACGAAAATATATTGATCCCGGCTCTTCTTATGCTGGTTGGCGCGAGCTGGATTGACAAAGGACTGGCCTTGTTGGTGGCCGGGTTTGTTCCGAATATGTTTGAAAGGGTAACAGAGTATGCACCGACGATCCCGGAACTGGCGGTTTCTATGATGGTGTATGCGACCGGCGCGCTGATATTAACTGTTCTCTGGAAGGTGGCTGTCTCGGTCAAGAAAGAGATAGCTTAG